The following proteins are co-located in the Sulfurospirillum deleyianum DSM 6946 genome:
- the dcuC gene encoding C4-dicarboxylate transporter DcuC codes for MLKIAIALFTIVAVVYFLVKKYDTKLVLLVAGVFMACFALAPMKAFESFSKVMVSGGLIQAICSVLGFAAVLKITGCDKHLVALLGNVLKRAGIFLVPAASLLTFSINVALPSAAGCAAAVGAIFIPLLIHSGVRPAMAAAAVFSGTYGSMLSPGLSHNPFVADLAKVSVLEVINTHKFATISSIVVASIALGLLAIYLKEHKGYVSEDKDFQIDTTFKINPLFALVNIIPLAILVLGFTGWVPLLKMGVPEAMLIGAFLAVIITRTNPAKVSEGFFNGMGGAYAQIFGIIIAATVFVSGLQALGAVNAFISLLISNPSMASIGATVGPFLLAVVTGSGDAAAFAFNKAVTPFAVEFGTTIERMGSLAALSGAIGRTMSPLAGAAIICAGFAKVSTFDMVKRTALGMVLALITAYFMLAF; via the coding sequence ATGTTAAAGATTGCAATCGCCCTATTTACTATAGTGGCAGTGGTCTATTTTTTGGTTAAAAAATATGACACCAAACTTGTGCTTTTAGTTGCAGGTGTTTTTATGGCATGTTTTGCCCTAGCACCGATGAAAGCTTTTGAATCATTTTCAAAAGTCATGGTTTCAGGTGGTCTGATTCAAGCGATTTGTTCGGTTTTAGGTTTTGCCGCTGTCCTTAAAATTACAGGCTGTGACAAACACTTAGTCGCCCTACTGGGTAATGTACTCAAACGTGCAGGCATATTTCTTGTTCCAGCAGCTTCTTTACTGACATTTTCCATTAACGTAGCCCTTCCCTCAGCCGCAGGTTGTGCCGCAGCGGTGGGTGCTATTTTTATTCCTTTGTTGATTCACTCAGGTGTACGCCCTGCTATGGCTGCGGCTGCGGTCTTTAGTGGAACCTATGGCAGTATGTTAAGTCCAGGACTTTCACACAATCCTTTTGTGGCTGATTTAGCAAAAGTTTCCGTTTTAGAGGTTATCAATACACACAAATTCGCTACGATTAGCAGTATCGTGGTGGCATCTATTGCCTTAGGACTTTTAGCGATTTACCTTAAAGAGCACAAAGGATATGTCTCTGAGGATAAAGACTTTCAAATTGACACAACCTTTAAAATCAACCCTCTTTTTGCACTCGTTAATATCATCCCTCTAGCCATTTTAGTTCTTGGTTTTACAGGCTGGGTACCTTTACTTAAAATGGGCGTGCCTGAAGCGATGCTGATTGGTGCTTTTTTAGCCGTTATTATTACTCGCACCAATCCTGCAAAAGTCTCAGAAGGCTTTTTTAACGGTATGGGTGGGGCGTATGCTCAAATCTTTGGTATTATCATTGCAGCCACCGTATTTGTTTCAGGTCTTCAAGCTTTAGGCGCAGTGAATGCCTTTATTTCTCTACTCATTTCCAACCCTAGCATGGCATCTATTGGCGCAACTGTTGGACCATTTTTACTGGCTGTTGTTACAGGATCAGGTGATGCCGCGGCATTTGCATTTAACAAAGCTGTTACACCATTTGCGGTGGAATTTGGTACAACGATTGAGCGTATGGGCTCTTTAGCCGCCCTTAGTGGTGCCATTGGTCGCACGATGTCTCCTTTAGCAGGTGCTGCCATTATTTGTGCAGGATTTGCAAAAGTTTCTACCTT